Sequence from the Colletotrichum higginsianum IMI 349063 chromosome 6, whole genome shotgun sequence genome:
TAGTTGTACCCCATCGAGCACCAGATGACCAATACTAAAGAAGTAATTAATAACATAACTAGAAGTAGATCCTGTTCATAGGTTAATCTAAGACTAGAGTAGACAGCTAATAAGGGGGGCATATAAGATAGATACAAGAGTTCTTTGTAGCTTAGCTAGGGCGTAATAAACTATATATTAAAACTATATAGTATAGAAAGGACCTAAGAAGTGCAGTAATCTAGGGAAACACTTCAGTCCTCTAAGGCAACATAAGATGCCTTCTTAGTTAACTTAAAAAAAACAAGGCAAATTAGGCTTATAAGAAGTCCTAATTAGCCTTACTTTTACAAATACTAAGGCGCCTCTATTTAATAAGGGCTAGCGTTTTAGTAAACCTGCAATTCCTAACGAAGAAGAGGTCTTCCTAATGCCACTGCTGCAGTGGCTTTTATAATAAACAAATGTGCACTAGAAGGAAGAGATGCCTTAAGTGTAGCTCTCTTTCTCAGACAATTAATTAACACTGGGCACCCTGCAGCGGCATTAAGGGCTGTAATTGCCCCTTTAAATGCATGTTGTGCAATGGTCCCAGCGCCGCCTTTGATGCGACTTGCCCTACTAAACCTAACGTATTAAGAGGCATGTGGTCTAGAGGAGTACTAAGGAGCAGCTAAGAGCCGTCCGGGCTAAGGGAGGGAGATCGTCAAGAACTGCGACCTAGCAGTTGCATTAAGAATCctaagaagaaggaaaagcaATAGACTTTTGTCTAGTACGTAATATATACAGCAGGGAAAGACAAACCTCTAGAATCCTGCAAAATATACAAGCAAATGTAGCAAGATTGAAAAGCAATAGTACTCATGGGTGGTTTTACAGACATTGCAAATCAATAGCCAGGCACCGGGAGTCTTTAGTCTCGTAGGGGTGTGTTGTTCCATCTAGTTACTTGGTTTTGACTTCTTCGTTGACATGTGTTGGTTCAAGGGCTCTTAGAACCCTCCTTCGAATCTGGTTTAATTCAGTCTCGACACCCTCGCGTATTTGGTTCGCCATACTATCCTCAATGGATTCGCCGCGCTCGTTCTCTTCGAATTCCTCTCTACATTCCTTTAACCATTTTTCCTTAAGGTCCTCCATCTCATCACACACGTCCGGCATTTGCTTCTCGAGAGCATCGCACCTAGCTTGAAGTTCGTCAACCGCAATGTCGAGATTCTCCACGGTCTCCACGTTTCCAGATTGACCATCTTCTAATTCACCGCATTTTCTCTCCAGCTCATCGCACCGCGCTTCGAGCTTCTCATTACGTTTCTGCGATTCCTTGAACATCTGTTGTAGAGTATGAatttgttgctgttgctgctcaAGCACATGCACTAGCCGACTGTCCAGACCGGCAAACAGCGATCGCTGCAGTTTGTCCGGGCGAGCGGCGTCAAGCGTAGACGTCGCTGCGGTGCATACGGCGGCGGTAGGTGCACGTTTTCTTTTGATGGGTTGCACGTGGGTATCGGTGTTTCTCAAGGGGAAGAAGACACCCTGAGAGGGCTCCAGCACATTCTTCCGCCGTTCGGTATCGCCATACTCGGGCGGGTCGGGGTCGCGGTCGCAGTCGGGTCCGAGGCTTtcggcgacgatggctgCGGCGTCTAACCCGGCCTTCAGCGACTGTCCCTTGCTCGAGCATTCGTCGTAAGGCGGTGGTGAGCCTCGGTCAGCTGGCACATCCTCAAAGGGGAGAGTGCTGCCGCACGATGCAGGCGTGGCCGGAGCTGGGGAGCTGCAACAATGTTCCTTCGTGGACAGAGGGTCATGGGCTGGTGGTCTGCTGTGAACCTTGCCGCCAGCGCCATGATACAGCCTGCGCACATCCACCATGCACTCATACGCATTCTTGTCATTTTCCGTCAAATGTGGAAAGTCTTGAATAGCCCTTTTGTATTTTAGAAACGTTTTTCGCCGCAGGATATCGTGCCGAaagtaagtcaacatacccacttttggaacaccccctcatttggaacacccagaatgaagctatccccaacatcaccaccatcttcaattaattattgactaggcctagatgccaccacaatacagctttcagcttcactaggggtatcagagtcgctggattcatctgtgatatcctctttttcgccagcctcaatctgagccttctggatgtcctcaatattggcgaacttggtgtttgggtcgatctggactgtccttcttttccttgctgcagtattggtgacttgggcctgcaggagctccagcttatgctgggcagtagccagctcataggcctgctcgctgaagccttttttcaccttccggaatagaaggcgttgagtgaaggcatcattctctagctctgtgaatagcttcaactgcccagccagatccttcatcttccttggcgtcgaccacactactgcagacgacgcagatgcccatccttcagcttccttgccttccttgcctccagactgccctttgctgacctgatctgaagatgctgatggctttggtgttgttgggagtaggagggagctcatcagaggcttcgccatagagacaggccataaccctgtccatttccaaccacttctgatgttctgcatcgtcatacctgcagtacgagccttctgataacagcctataaagttcctcttgcctacaatagtagagtcattccactgactaaggtatccaagctccttcctataggctgcctttacagggctgaagactgactggtcaagtggctggagcacatgggaggtatgtggtggtaggaacaatagatggatgttattaatatagcagagccacataaagtccgtcgttgtgtgactcccatggccatcaacaaccagcagtctggcctcctccttgccctcctggccctccttgccctgggaggcagtctgagggatagtctgagggatgaagaccttctgcagccattcaactgcagtgtcgtctgtagtccatccattctctgttgcagtgaactgccatccttcataagggccaaggtctagaggaaaccactgctgctggactgtcttgcccttatatataatgaggggatcaagggcatggcccagggcagagatgcattcgatgatggatacccatgcccttgatccaggctgtttcttgcgtacagacttcgtctcagacatgcccagcaccagcccattagatccctggccctcaaggataccagtctcatccatgttgtatctattggatggtttaatgcccttgacctctggtatggcgaggagtttgaaccagtccctgataacctcagtagatgctccattaacacgtctagagtcaataaggcgacttctctggaccttgatagatgggtttctctttagaaaggcatggatccagccctttcctataggctccttgtcccccatagcacagaggattcgttctgcgaatgccctcacttgttgatgggttggggcaacaccaagggcatgctggattcgcacccattcagccaacttagcctcctggtcaggggaaagcctctgaaggtctgaaaatgctgctgcccttgcctgggtgcctgtgagacggttgtggagggtggtaattgggatgccatattcgcgggctgccttccttaggctttggccgtctgaaacagcctggattgcctgattgacttcatactcggtatactGGGCCATAAGGCAGGAATAAAGGTCCtctgaaaaaatgaggttatttgcataaggtatgaaattgttgtgatagttcgaagttggaggaagtaggaggctggtggtggggttgaggcatttttaggtgttccaaatgagggggtgttccaaaagtgggtatgttgacttacaTGGAAAACCGCGAAGCTGTCGCAAGGGACATGAGTGATGCCTGTGTATTCAAGACAGGTTCGCCAGGCATGATGTTTCCGGTGTCGGAATCGACTGGTGTGATTAGGTCGATGTTACCGTCCCGGTGCAGCTGGAATTGAAGACGGGTTACCGATTGCATGCCATTGAGTCGCCGGCGGACAGCTTCGAGGTAAGGCGGACTCGGGCTGTTGGTGTTGGCTTTGTCATGGAGCGTTTTTTCTAGCGACTCAATACAGTTCGCTCTGATCTGTAGCCAAGCCGTGGTTTTGTTCGACATGCCGTTGGAGACTGGAAAAAGACGAAAAgagacgaagccgagggaAGAAAATCGGGCGCGCAGTTGGAAACACGGCTCGATAACTTCAGGCGGTTGTCCCTCATCTTCACGCACCGCAATGACTTCGGGGGCATCAAAGTCGAAATCGTCCGAGTCGCAGGGCGGCATATTGAACTCGTTTTCGGTTGGTCTCTTCTGGGGTTAAACACATAGAGAGGGGCGTGTACACAGCCGACAGCAagcagaggagagaggggctGGCGGATACTTTTACTTACGGTTGTGCTTGCATCGCGTCCTTTTCTGCCCTTCGCAACAAGTCCTTCGCGCGGTCCTaatggagaagaagacgcaTCCGGCAAGATCCCGAACCTGCTCAAAGTGCATGGGCGCAGCTATTGTGCGAAGAGTAGAATGACCGGGGCGTCTAGTCACGAACTCAGGCGTAAAGCTCTGCGACTGCTACGCTTCGAATTGGTTCTGACGGGAACCCGGTCCTCCTCGCACAGTGAGTCGCGCCAGCAAGTGAACGGTCGGAACGATTAAGATAGGTCTCTCTCCGGTAGGAACGCGCAGGAGGAGGTACTGGTAGGCGTGCGTGGCGAGGAGGGGATAACGTTGGAAGTAGGGTTGATGGCGGGAGGAGACAGCGGAGAAGGCTGGAATCCAGGAGGTAGAGCCAGCCTCAAGGATATGTGGGCGCGGGATGCGGTGGCTTGTTATTCCGTGGCCGAGACCACGATCCATTGGTAGGTGGGGCCAACTGAGGGCACCGTAGGTTACCTGCTTAGGTAATTGCTCAACTGACTTGAGACGACCCAGACTGGGTTACCTAATGGGTTCACGGGAACGTGCCCGTGCACGTGCTGGTTTCACGGGCACTAAGCAAACGCGACAAAGAGAGGTCGCGTCGCGATGGAGCACACGGACTCGGCTTCTGCAATTTCTCTTCCCACCTCCACTTGGTTGAAAGATGTGTGGATACAGTTCATGCAGTTTCAGCTCTTTTATTTAATAGCGACTGTCTACCCCCCAAGCAAGAACACAAATTGCGGCAAGCTCTATTCAAGTAAATCAACAACTGGGCAGCAACGAAAGGATATACTTTCACGACGGGGCGATCAACTAAAGAGAAGAGTGGACAACAGATAGTTACAAATACATGCGATCGTTCCTATCGACCCCTGGATGCGTCGAGAGCACGACAAAGACAGACCTCAACCAGGGGAACTAGCTGTCAGGAGTCTCTAGACTCGAGACAAGACTACGTAGAGTCTAAGATACCAGGCTAATAAATAGTTCTTATTACAGAACTACTCCCCTAACTAACATCCGTCAGTCTATCCACCACATCACCAAATTCCTCAACAGGATCTCACGCACTTATCTGGCCTCTTAAGCATCATCAAGCATCAGTGTAGCTCCCAGAGACATTAGAACGCGTATACGCCAAACGACCAACCTTGTAGTTTATCTATTACATCTGACATATTCTATTATCATCCTTTTACAGGCTGCAATACTACACAGGTCTTTACTTAATAAAGTTTACAATATCGCAATCATTGTCTGCATCAAACCTCTCCACCTTATCCTTTAGATGCGCCATCCACGTGCTTCTCGTCCCGTCCTTTCCAGCTTCCCCCGACATGGCGCGCAAGACTTTGCTGTCCCGGACGACTGATGACAGGGGCACCCAGCCACCGAACTGCAGCTCCCGCAAGTATACTACCTGGGCGCGATCCGAGTACCCAGACATGCTTGGCGGCTCGCTGCGGGCTGGGAGGCTGATGCCGTCACTCTTTTGGTTTGTTGCGTCCTCGGACGAGAG
This genomic interval carries:
- a CDS encoding ankyrin, which gives rise to MVDVRRLYHGAGGKVHSRPPAHDPLSTKEHCCSSPAPATPASCGSTLPFEDVPADRGSPPPYDECSSKGQSLKAGLDAAAIVAESLGPDCDRDPDPPEYGDTERRKNVLEPSQGVFFPLRNTDTHVQPIKRKRAPTAAVCTAATSTLDAARPDKLQRSLFAGLDSRLVHVLEQQQQQIHTLQQMFKESQKRNEKLEARCDELERKCGELEDGQSGNVETVENLDIAVDELQARCDALEKQMPDVCDEMEDLKEKWLKECREEFEENERGESIEDSMANQIREGVETELNQIRRRVLRALEPTHVNEEVKTK
- a CDS encoding ankyrin → MPPCDSDDFDFDAPEVIAVREDEGQPPEVIEPCFQLRARFSSLGFVSFRLFPVSNGMSNKTTAWLQIRANCIESLEKTLHDKANTNSPSPPYLEAVRRRLNGMQSSIPTPETSCLANLS